A window of Thiocapsa bogorovii genomic DNA:
AAGCCCGAACCCTGGGGACTGTGATCCGTGGAGGTGCTCGTCCGGCATACGGACGCTTCCCGTCACGGTGGATCCGACAATGGTTTCGACATCGTCGCTCCTCCGACGCGTCGGCGTATAATCGTACGAAATATCCGGATTTAGACCGGCCCAGGATTGGCTCCTGCCGAGCTGCCCGTCAGACAACGGCCGAAACTCATCGACAATTCAGAGGCGGAAGACTTGACCATGACCGGAGAGACCACGACTACAACCAAGAGAAGCGCCGGTCGAAAGGGGCGGGGGATTCCTCTCGGCGAGGCGGTCGATGCACCGCGTTCGCAGTTCACGAGCGCAAACGGCTGGCGGATCGCCTATTACGCCGACACCTCGGCCAGGGGGCGGCCACTGGTGCTGGTGCATAGCGTCAACGCCGCGCCGAGTAGCTTCGAGGTCAAGCCGCTGTTCGAGCACTACCGCTCCAAACGTCCCGTCTACAGCCTGGATCTACCTGGATTCGGCCACTCGGAGCGTCGCCCGGCGGGCTATACGCCAAAGCTCTTCGCAGACGTCCTCGCCCGGTTCCTGGAGCAGGTCGTCGGGCAGCCCGCGGACATGGTTGCGCTGTCGCTCAGCGGGGAGTTCGCGGCACGTGCGATCGGCAACAAGCCCGGGACGGTCGCCTCCCTGGCGCTCATCGCACCGACCGGATTCAGTCAACGCGTCCCGCCGGGGCCTGGTTTCGGTCGGATCGTCCATCCGATCCTCAAGACTCCCGGACTGAGTCAACTCCTCTTCGATCTCGTCGCATCCAAGCGCAGCATCCGGTACTACCTCGGACAGTCCTTCGTCGGCGAGCCGCCACAAGAGATCCTCGACTACGCCTACGCCACATCACATCAGCCGGGAGCGCGACACGCCCCACTGGTCTTCCTCTCAATGCAACTCTTTACGCCGGAAGCGGGCGACCGACTCTACGCTAAGCTCACGGACCTGCCCGTGCTGGCGATCGCCGATCGCGACCCCTACGTCGATTTCGAGCGACTTGACGACTTCATCGCCCGTCACCCGAATTGGTCACGCCAGCGTTTGGCGCCGAACATGGGCCTGCCGCACTGGGAGCGGTTGTCGGAGACCCTTGCGGCTTTGGATGCCTTTTGGCCGAAATCGGGCGGTTAAACCGCGTGCAGAGTGAGCGGCTCCCTCTTGATTGAGTCCAAATCGGTTCACTCCGACTCTCGACGTCCACGCGGTTTGAAACGCCCGATCATCAGTCACGTTTAAAAGTGTAGACGTCCTCAACGATCCGTACCGCTGCTCCAAAAGACGCGGCCGCGTTTGTTCGCGATGGCCGGCCTGATTTCTTGCGGGCTGATCGGCGTGCCGGTCGAGCCGTCGCGAGGCGGTGCGCCGATGACAACGGTGGTGGGCTTGCCATCCACCGGCACGGTCGCGAGCACGGGCGCGGGTGGCAAACCGCCGCCGGCAAGATCGCTGGATCTCCGTCCGCCGCAGGTCTCGGCAACACCGATCGCACCCGAGCCGTTGAACAGGTTCACCCAATAGCCCGAAGCGATCCCGATCGGTCGTGAGCAGATCCCGACCCCAGATCCGCCGGGACGGGAGGTACTGAAGGTCGCCATGCCGGCGACGATAAGCGCGTTGGTCACGGTCTGCTCGCCGCGATTCTGCAGATCCATGAACCAGCCCCGATGCTGCGACTCGGGCGTCAGGATTTCGTCCGCGCATGTCGTGTTGGTGCTGTAGTCGAGCAGCATTGTGGTGTCGTCGAGATCGATCGGATGGGTTTCTGCCGTCGTCGGATCTTCGTGCGGCCTGTCGAGGAAGACATAGAAGCGATCCTGGATGCTGGAGGTATAAGGATAGTTCGTCTCCAGCGGCCGTTCCCGATTGCCGGAGCCGAGCGCGAGGTAGACGTAGCCCTTGTAGGGCATGACCGCCGGTCCGTAGAGGAACTTACGCCCGCCACCCTGAGTTGTTGCGATCTTGAGCATCGACCAGGATTCGGGCGAGAGCGGTGCGTCGTCGTTGGCCGAATCGATAAAGCTGATGCGGTAGAGATTTCCTCCGGTATCAGTGGCATAGGCCAGGTCCATCGTGCCGTCATAATCCAGATCCACTAGGCTGACGTCTGCAGTGACGGGGCGATCCGTCGCGAAGGTTCGGATGATCGCGCCGGTTGCCGCGCTAAGAACGTAGATCGTCCGGCCCTTGCTGCTCCCGCAGCTTGGTGTGGCCGAGTCCGTGTCCTCGCAGGCGTCATAGCCTCCGCCCATCACCAGCACCGGATCCGCACCGCTCAAATAGCCCGCGACATAGCCGGCGTTCGGAATGGACCAGGTCTGGCCGATGTCGGTAAACCCGCTCGAACAACTCGTATCGTTCGTCAGGTTCGGGCATCCGACGTACCACTTGAGCGTGGGATTGTCCGGCGACGTGACATCTAAGGCATAGACCAGACGTCCGCCTCGCCGCATTGTCGGAAAGATCCACACCGCAGAGGCTTGATTGTCCAAGCCATAGCGCACGACCTGACCGATCGAGCCATCAAAGAAATAGTCCTTCGGAAGCGGATTCGCGGCCTGATCCTGATTCGGGTAGGCCACCAGTGGCTCATTGGCACGAAGTCGCGTCAATTTATCGAAATGCTCCGGCGCGATAAACGACCACCGCTCGGCACCGTTGGTCGCATTGACCGCTCGTAGAGTTCCGTCATTCGCGCCATAGAAGACGGTTACGCCATGGTAAGAGCCATAATTCACCGGCAAAGGGCGCGAGTGTACGATGTCGCCGTGGATGGTGGGTCGCGGATCAGTCAGGGTATTGTCCTTAATGATGTGGTCAATATCCATGCCGCGCGTGTAGTCCACGAGCTCGGAGTCTAAACTGGTATTCGACGTATTGAATGCAACCAGTGCATTGCCAGATCGTGTATAAACATGGCGATTCGCGATCGTTGAACGGCGCAAGACCTGACCGGCGCCGCCCTTCTCGACGAAAGGTCCGTCCGGCTTGTCCGAGTAGGGTTCGGCCGTGCCCAGGCACTGACTCATGGGTTCAGGAACAATACCCAATAAGGCCCAGTAATCCTCCGAGTCCGTCGTCCAATAACTCGCTGCGCACTCGGCAACGAAACCACTCAGGTTGTTGACGGCTCGTCTGCCTTCGGCATCGGCAAGGTCAATCCGGTCGTCGAAATGAGCCAATTGATAGCGCTTTAGGTTGCCGAACCAGCGCGGACGCGCGAGTGGCTCAGGGCGAAACATCCCGATGAAGACCTGATTCTCGTTTTGCGCACGGTTGGTCGCGCTGATCGGCAATGATGCGGACGCGAAAGTCGAATTCACTGAGATGATCTCTGAGATGATAGTCCCGATCGCATCCTCAAGCGCCTCCTGACTCTTTGCCATAAAATAGCCACCACCGCCGACTTTCGCCGTGCTTAAGAGGAGGCCGGTATGCTCCTTGCTTTGCTGGGCGTTGAAGACATCGATCGTATATGTGATCACGCGCCCCCGCGGATC
This region includes:
- a CDS encoding pilus assembly protein; protein product: MFTFVRSHQAIGLTAGLLLICLSTRAEDIDIFVGGTGTETTTPNILFVLDNSANWSRNAQHWLPKGVVQGQAEVRAIRNALTGLTNKVNVGVMMFATQEPNVDAGYVRHAIKPLNATNQAVLNAKFDRIYNNINEPAEKRPAQPKYGYLMQDVYQYLIGGNAVNNGAGTPSLADSAGYQTNYSRFASPLTSDNLCADTYVIFIANAVQTGVTNDDLENSSALGSLVTAAGGTPDGLAPSGTGPIPIPEFIIDSRGENVALGYTDTCYKKQTDCTAAENTEGGACREAGYSQCLCGSNVKTPHTCSKSNEDNYDLIGKITTDTAIPTGDFDSRIGAAWNLDDWAKFMFVHGVPIPGATTDDPRGRVITYTIDVFNAQQSKEHTGLLLSTAKVGGGGYFMAKSQEALEDAIGTIISEIISVNSTFASASLPISATNRAQNENQVFIGMFRPEPLARPRWFGNLKRYQLAHFDDRIDLADAEGRRAVNNLSGFVAECAASYWTTDSEDYWALLGIVPEPMSQCLGTAEPYSDKPDGPFVEKGGAGQVLRRSTIANRHVYTRSGNALVAFNTSNTSLDSELVDYTRGMDIDHIIKDNTLTDPRPTIHGDIVHSRPLPVNYGSYHGVTVFYGANDGTLRAVNATNGAERWSFIAPEHFDKLTRLRANEPLVAYPNQDQAANPLPKDYFFDGSIGQVVRYGLDNQASAVWIFPTMRRGGRLVYALDVTSPDNPTLKWYVGCPNLTNDTSCSSGFTDIGQTWSIPNAGYVAGYLSGADPVLVMGGGYDACEDTDSATPSCGSSKGRTIYVLSAATGAIIRTFATDRPVTADVSLVDLDYDGTMDLAYATDTGGNLYRISFIDSANDDAPLSPESWSMLKIATTQGGGRKFLYGPAVMPYKGYVYLALGSGNRERPLETNYPYTSSIQDRFYVFLDRPHEDPTTAETHPIDLDDTTMLLDYSTNTTCADEILTPESQHRGWFMDLQNRGEQTVTNALIVAGMATFSTSRPGGSGVGICSRPIGIASGYWVNLFNGSGAIGVAETCGGRRSSDLAGGGLPPAPVLATVPVDGKPTTVVIGAPPRDGSTGTPISPQEIRPAIANKRGRVFWSSGTDR
- a CDS encoding alpha/beta fold hydrolase encodes the protein MTGETTTTTKRSAGRKGRGIPLGEAVDAPRSQFTSANGWRIAYYADTSARGRPLVLVHSVNAAPSSFEVKPLFEHYRSKRPVYSLDLPGFGHSERRPAGYTPKLFADVLARFLEQVVGQPADMVALSLSGEFAARAIGNKPGTVASLALIAPTGFSQRVPPGPGFGRIVHPILKTPGLSQLLFDLVASKRSIRYYLGQSFVGEPPQEILDYAYATSHQPGARHAPLVFLSMQLFTPEAGDRLYAKLTDLPVLAIADRDPYVDFERLDDFIARHPNWSRQRLAPNMGLPHWERLSETLAALDAFWPKSGG